From a single Jatrophihabitans sp. genomic region:
- a CDS encoding HAD-IA family hydrolase yields MKALFLDFDGLICDTESAARRSWELLYARLDHELPARVWSAMAGDSSGHVTAAADLGARLGRPVTAEELSWRAACKAELADAQPLRPGVVALLDAARERGLGLAVVSSSAAHWVRGHLARLGVLDRFGAVVTGDDVPVHKPAPDLYLHALAVTGLTAAHVVAFEDSPAGVAAATAAGLLCVGVPNGAGDPAALGAATLVVPSLAGLDLDVLAGQVVSELASGPSTTAARRASMTTVGEEQE; encoded by the coding sequence ATGAAAGCGCTGTTCTTGGACTTCGATGGCCTGATCTGCGACACCGAGTCCGCGGCGCGGCGCTCGTGGGAGCTGCTCTATGCCCGTCTCGACCACGAACTGCCCGCACGGGTGTGGTCGGCGATGGCGGGCGACTCATCCGGCCACGTCACCGCCGCCGCCGACCTCGGCGCCCGGCTGGGACGTCCGGTGACCGCGGAGGAGCTGTCATGGCGGGCCGCCTGCAAGGCTGAGCTGGCCGATGCCCAGCCGCTGCGGCCAGGGGTGGTCGCGCTGCTCGACGCGGCGCGTGAGCGCGGGCTGGGGCTGGCGGTCGTGTCCAGTTCCGCCGCCCACTGGGTGCGCGGGCACCTGGCCCGGCTGGGCGTGCTCGACCGGTTCGGCGCCGTGGTCACCGGCGACGACGTGCCGGTGCACAAGCCGGCGCCGGACCTGTACCTGCACGCGCTCGCCGTGACCGGGCTGACCGCGGCGCACGTGGTGGCCTTCGAGGACTCCCCGGCCGGGGTGGCCGCGGCGACCGCGGCCGGACTGCTCTGCGTTGGAGTGCCCAACGGCGCCGGTGACCCGGCCGCGCTGGGCGCTGCGACGCTGGTCGTGCCGAGCCTGGCCGGGTTGGACCTCGACGTGCTGGCGGGGCAGGTCGTGAGCGAGCTTGCCAGCGGCCCATCCACCACAGCTGCGCGGCGAGCGTCGATGACGACCGTCGGCGAGGAGCAGGAGTGA
- the ilvE gene encoding branched-chain-amino-acid transaminase: MSALADQTPPPRWIWRDGAIRPWAQATVHVNAVGHASVAAVFEGIKAYRAADSERLLVFRLDEHLDRLLDSARLCRLHLPHTRDELRQACLDLLAANDYRADTYLRPWVFARGLIREQMVPAGAECETVIDSWPFTSQLRTGAGCRAAVSSWIRVPAAAMPPRAKAFANYHNGRLALIEARENGHDWPVMLNDRHQVAEGAAACVALVIDGVLVTPSLASGALAGITRDSLLALAREQGVPVQEREVDRSELYLAEEIFFMGTAWEILPVVAIDGLRVGDGTQGPVAALLEREYSAIVRGQSDRRPQWLTPVEIGGPTAVLNSTVHKVSAVEPPILARLGDSEAPDQPVKGAL, encoded by the coding sequence GTGAGCGCGCTAGCCGACCAGACGCCGCCGCCGCGGTGGATCTGGCGCGACGGCGCGATCCGGCCGTGGGCGCAGGCCACCGTGCACGTCAACGCGGTCGGGCACGCGTCCGTGGCCGCGGTGTTCGAGGGGATCAAGGCCTACCGCGCCGCTGACAGCGAGCGGCTGCTGGTGTTCCGACTCGACGAGCACCTCGACCGGTTGCTCGACTCGGCTCGGTTGTGCCGTCTGCACCTGCCGCACACCCGCGACGAGCTGCGTCAGGCTTGCTTGGATCTGTTGGCCGCCAACGACTACCGTGCCGACACCTACCTGCGGCCGTGGGTGTTCGCGCGCGGGCTGATCCGCGAGCAGATGGTTCCGGCGGGCGCGGAGTGCGAGACAGTGATCGACAGCTGGCCATTCACCAGCCAGCTGCGCACCGGCGCCGGCTGCCGGGCGGCGGTCAGCTCGTGGATCCGGGTGCCGGCCGCCGCGATGCCGCCGCGGGCAAAGGCGTTCGCGAACTATCACAACGGGCGGCTCGCGCTGATCGAGGCGCGGGAGAACGGGCACGACTGGCCGGTCATGCTCAACGACCGGCACCAGGTCGCCGAGGGCGCGGCGGCGTGCGTCGCGCTGGTCATCGACGGCGTGCTGGTCACCCCGTCGCTGGCCAGCGGAGCGCTTGCCGGGATCACCCGCGACAGCCTGCTCGCGCTCGCGCGCGAACAGGGCGTGCCGGTGCAGGAGCGCGAGGTGGACAGGAGCGAGCTCTACCTGGCCGAGGAGATCTTCTTCATGGGCACCGCGTGGGAGATCCTGCCGGTGGTGGCCATCGACGGACTGCGGGTAGGCGATGGCACACAGGGGCCGGTCGCGGCGCTGCTGGAGCGGGAGTACTCGGCCATCGTCCGCGGCCAGTCCGACCGACGCCCGCAGTGGCTGACCCCGGTCGAGATCGGTGGTCCGACAGCGGTGCTGAACAGTACTGTCCACAAGGTTTCAGCGGTCGAGCCGCCGATTCTCGCTAGATTGGGCGACAGCGAGGCGCCCGATCAGCCCGTCAAAGGAGCTCTGTGA
- a CDS encoding aldo/keto reductase: protein MSSILLGGDLPLNRLGFGAMHLTGPDVWGPPADLPGAIALARRAVELGVNFIDTADSYGPGSSEEVLAEALHPYRDGLVIGTKAGQTRPSRKEWRPVGRPEYLRQQAELSLRKLKVERLDLFQLHRIDPKVPAEEQFGALKQLQDQGKIRHIGLSEVTVEQIEQARTQIDVVSVQNLYNLRQRRHDAVVAYCERENLVFIPWVPIASGDLAGWDGPLGRVAKELEATPAQVALAWLLRRSPVIVPIPGTSSIAHLEENLAAASLTLSDAQYAELTSAA, encoded by the coding sequence ATGTCGTCCATTCTGCTCGGTGGGGACCTGCCTTTGAACCGACTCGGGTTCGGCGCGATGCACCTCACCGGACCGGACGTGTGGGGGCCGCCCGCCGATCTGCCCGGCGCCATCGCCCTCGCCCGGCGGGCCGTGGAACTCGGCGTGAACTTCATCGACACCGCGGACTCCTATGGCCCCGGCAGCAGCGAGGAGGTGCTGGCCGAGGCGCTACACCCCTACCGCGACGGCCTGGTCATCGGCACCAAGGCAGGGCAGACCCGCCCGTCGCGCAAGGAATGGCGCCCCGTGGGCCGGCCGGAGTACCTGCGCCAGCAGGCGGAACTGAGCCTGCGCAAGCTCAAGGTGGAGCGCCTGGACCTGTTCCAGTTGCACCGCATCGACCCGAAGGTGCCCGCCGAGGAGCAGTTCGGCGCGCTCAAGCAGTTGCAGGACCAGGGCAAGATCCGCCACATCGGGCTGTCCGAAGTCACCGTCGAGCAGATCGAGCAGGCGCGCACGCAGATCGACGTGGTGAGCGTGCAGAATCTGTACAACCTTCGCCAGCGCCGCCACGACGCGGTCGTGGCCTACTGCGAGCGGGAGAACCTGGTGTTCATTCCGTGGGTCCCGATCGCCAGCGGCGACCTAGCCGGGTGGGACGGCCCGCTCGGTCGGGTGGCCAAGGAGCTCGAGGCCACCCCGGCCCAGGTCGCGCTGGCATGGCTGCTGCGCCGCTCGCCGGTGATCGTGCCGATCCCAGGCACCAGCTCGATCGCGCATCTGGAGGAGAACCTGGCCGCCGCGTCGCTGACACTGTCTGATGCTCAGTACGCCGAGTTGACCTCCGCGGCCTGA
- a CDS encoding N-acetylneuraminate synthase family protein: MIAEIGHNHEGRLATAEELVRQAAAAGASAAKLQKRDNRALYTRAMYDEPYTGRNSYGPTYGAHREALEFGETEYRHLAGVAAEVGIDFISTAFDFGSVDFLVNLGVPAIKMASGDLTNIPLLIYAAKAGIPLIISTGAADMHDVRRAVDAILPINANLAVLQCTALYPTQPADLNLSVIHTYRRELPDVVVGYSGHDLDIETSYIAYSLGARVIEKHFTLDRGRPGSDHHFSLEPPMLAELVAGLRRTREQMGSPVKRMDLRERPALRKMGKKLVAARPLPQGHVLGEVDILIKSPGDGTPPHLLDQIVGRSLNVPLDAEADITLNLLA; the protein is encoded by the coding sequence GTGATCGCGGAAATCGGACACAATCATGAGGGGCGCCTGGCCACCGCCGAGGAACTCGTCCGCCAGGCGGCGGCTGCAGGGGCCAGCGCCGCCAAGCTGCAGAAGCGCGACAACCGGGCGCTCTACACGCGGGCCATGTACGACGAGCCCTACACCGGGCGCAACAGCTACGGCCCGACCTACGGCGCGCACCGCGAGGCGCTGGAGTTCGGCGAGACCGAGTACCGGCACCTGGCCGGGGTCGCCGCCGAAGTCGGCATCGACTTCATCTCCACCGCCTTCGACTTTGGCAGCGTCGACTTCCTGGTGAATCTGGGCGTCCCGGCGATCAAGATGGCGTCCGGAGACCTGACCAACATCCCCCTGCTCATCTACGCGGCCAAGGCCGGCATTCCGCTGATTATCAGCACCGGCGCGGCCGACATGCACGACGTGCGCCGGGCGGTCGATGCGATCCTGCCGATCAACGCGAATTTGGCCGTGCTGCAGTGCACCGCGCTCTATCCAACCCAGCCCGCCGACCTCAACCTGTCGGTGATCCACACCTATCGTCGCGAGCTGCCCGATGTGGTCGTCGGCTACTCCGGCCATGACCTCGACATCGAGACCAGCTACATCGCCTACTCGCTGGGCGCCAGGGTGATCGAAAAGCACTTCACTCTCGATCGCGGTAGGCCCGGTAGCGACCACCACTTCTCGCTGGAGCCGCCGATGCTGGCCGAGTTGGTCGCAGGCCTGCGCCGCACGCGAGAGCAGATGGGCTCGCCGGTCAAGAGGATGGATCTCAGGGAGCGTCCCGCGCTGCGCAAGATGGGCAAGAAGCTGGTCGCCGCGCGGCCGCTGCCCCAGGGGCACGTCCTCGGTGAGGTCGACATCCTGATCAAGTCCCCGGGCGACGGCACTCCGCCGCACCTGCTCGATCAGATTGTCGGCCGGTCGCTGAATGTCCCGCTTGACGCCGAGGCGGATATCACCCTCAACCTCCTGGCATGA
- a CDS encoding D-arabinono-1,4-lactone oxidase has translation MSTEWRTWSRASRCRPQRIARPRDESEVVAELGRAAAAGQTVRAVGAGHSFNSLVCTDGTLLDMSSCAGVERIDPDASTVTVRAGTSLAALNTALHRAGMALPNAGTITSQTVAGALATGNHGTGLAHGPFAGLAVALRLVTADGTVRDCDERSDPELLRCARTSLGALGVVTRVTVRVVPAFRLRSAPGSRPLEELLDGFDEWAGSADHVSATWLPWLDNASTRALHRTEDRADRGARLRPLLSSVEEVRCGLAGLASRLGPGMVRWVSQTLPPYRPPASYVDSSFQAFSFPQPVRFFALEHALALAGVPDAVRELRGALRRFGLYSPYALLMRVGAADDAPLSPAYGRATGYVNLTVPRSARYVELLRMVEHVLREHGARPHWGKAHTATAEILRPRYPEWDTFARMRAELDPDGRFTNDHLARLLGEPARMRAGR, from the coding sequence ATGAGCACCGAATGGCGCACCTGGTCGCGAGCCAGCCGTTGCCGCCCGCAGCGCATCGCCAGGCCGCGCGATGAGAGCGAGGTGGTCGCCGAGCTCGGGCGCGCTGCCGCGGCCGGGCAGACCGTGCGCGCGGTCGGCGCCGGGCACTCGTTCAACAGTCTGGTCTGCACCGACGGCACGCTGCTCGACATGTCATCGTGCGCGGGTGTCGAGCGGATCGACCCGGACGCGAGCACGGTGACCGTGCGGGCGGGCACGTCGCTGGCGGCGTTGAACACCGCACTGCACCGCGCGGGCATGGCGCTGCCCAACGCCGGCACGATCACCTCGCAGACCGTGGCAGGCGCACTGGCCACCGGCAACCACGGCACCGGCCTGGCGCATGGGCCGTTCGCCGGGCTGGCGGTGGCGCTGCGGCTGGTCACCGCCGACGGCACGGTCCGAGACTGCGACGAGCGGAGCGACCCGGAGCTGTTGCGGTGCGCGCGCACCTCGCTCGGCGCGCTGGGCGTGGTCACCAGGGTGACGGTGCGCGTCGTGCCCGCGTTCCGACTGCGCTCGGCGCCGGGCAGCCGCCCGCTCGAGGAGCTGCTCGACGGGTTCGATGAGTGGGCGGGCAGCGCCGACCACGTGTCGGCGACGTGGCTTCCGTGGCTGGACAACGCATCGACGCGGGCGCTGCACCGTACCGAGGACCGGGCCGACCGCGGCGCGCGGCTGCGGCCATTGCTGTCCAGTGTGGAGGAAGTGCGGTGCGGACTTGCCGGGCTGGCGAGCAGGCTGGGACCGGGCATGGTGCGCTGGGTGAGCCAGACGCTGCCGCCGTACAGACCCCCGGCCTCCTATGTGGACTCCAGTTTCCAGGCGTTCAGCTTTCCACAGCCGGTGCGGTTCTTCGCGCTGGAGCATGCCCTTGCGCTTGCTGGTGTTCCGGACGCGGTGCGAGAGCTGCGCGGGGCGTTGCGCCGCTTCGGGCTGTACTCGCCGTACGCCCTGCTGATGCGGGTCGGCGCCGCCGATGACGCCCCGCTCTCGCCCGCCTACGGCCGCGCCACCGGGTACGTGAACCTGACGGTGCCACGCAGCGCCCGCTACGTCGAGCTGCTGCGCATGGTCGAGCACGTGCTGCGCGAGCACGGCGCGCGCCCGCACTGGGGCAAGGCGCACACCGCCACCGCGGAGATCCTGCGGCCGCGGTACCCGGAGTGGGACACGTTCGCCAGGATGCGCGCCGAACTCGATCCCGACGGCCGGTTCACCAACGACCACCTGGCCAGGCTGCTGGGGGAGCCCGCACGGATGAGGGCAGGGAGATGA
- a CDS encoding LysR substrate-binding domain-containing protein, which yields MLEIGLLRALHAVATGGSINAAADALHVTNSAVSQRLAKLERDVGQVMLERHGRGVRLTDAAKLLVDHAEQILSRVDAAETALEGHRGAVVGRLSIAAFPTAARGLLPHTMRMLRADYPQLHPVLHEQDPMVSVPLVVRGDVDVAIVQDWYNAPLEFTGDLERAYLLDDGMDLALPLTHPLSDHACVAIEDVARDPWVSWPRGTVCGDWLRHRLRGLGVEPRIEHAVAEYPTQLAMVAAGFGVALIPRLGRSTVPAGVRMVAVTPALTRQVYAVWRAETTHRPALRATIDALIATTTQLSDEPAIQAAEVNSAY from the coding sequence ATGCTTGAGATTGGCCTACTGCGCGCGCTGCACGCGGTGGCGACCGGCGGGTCGATCAACGCAGCCGCCGACGCGCTGCACGTCACGAACTCGGCCGTGTCACAGCGGCTGGCGAAGCTGGAACGCGACGTCGGGCAGGTGATGCTCGAACGGCACGGCCGGGGAGTGCGGCTCACCGACGCCGCCAAACTACTCGTCGACCATGCCGAGCAGATCCTTTCGCGGGTCGACGCGGCGGAGACCGCGCTGGAGGGCCACCGGGGTGCGGTGGTCGGCAGGCTGTCGATCGCGGCGTTCCCGACCGCGGCGCGCGGCCTGCTGCCGCATACGATGCGGATGTTGCGCGCCGACTACCCGCAGCTGCATCCGGTACTGCACGAGCAGGACCCGATGGTGTCGGTGCCACTCGTGGTGCGCGGTGACGTGGACGTGGCGATTGTGCAGGACTGGTACAACGCGCCGCTGGAGTTCACCGGAGACCTTGAGCGGGCGTACCTGCTCGACGACGGGATGGATCTCGCCCTGCCCCTCACCCACCCGCTGTCCGATCACGCCTGCGTGGCCATCGAGGACGTTGCCCGCGACCCGTGGGTGAGCTGGCCCCGCGGCACCGTGTGCGGCGACTGGCTGCGGCACCGGCTGCGCGGCCTCGGCGTCGAGCCACGCATCGAGCACGCGGTCGCCGAGTACCCGACCCAACTGGCCATGGTGGCCGCCGGTTTCGGGGTCGCGCTGATCCCAAGGCTCGGTCGCTCCACAGTGCCGGCCGGGGTACGCATGGTCGCCGTCACACCCGCGCTGACCAGGCAGGTGTACGCGGTGTGGCGGGCCGAGACCACGCACCGGCCCGCCCTGCGCGCGACCATCGACGCCTTGATCGCGACCACGACGCAGCTGTCTGACGAGCCTGCGATTCAGGCCGCGGAGGTCAACTCGGCGTACTGA
- a CDS encoding SDR family oxidoreductase produces MTAADLTDLAGRVAVVTGACGRLGPAWVDALLGSGATVIGLDRAAEPDSALREVLDAHGDKQFDFHVADVTDRTTLERVLAACPGPPQVLVNSAGIDSPPSALGGGARFGDLPKELSGTVLDVNALGTLQCCQVFGTAMAAGGGGSIVNIGSLYAGLAPDPRLYEHIQVDPPFLKPPAYGMSKAAVAALTRYLAALWGPAGVRVNTLSPGGVRGDQDAEFVAKFTARVPLGRMALAADLRGPLLFLASAQSGYVTGTELMVDGGFGCW; encoded by the coding sequence ATGACGGCGGCAGACCTGACCGACCTGGCTGGCCGGGTCGCGGTGGTGACCGGCGCATGTGGGCGACTGGGTCCGGCATGGGTCGACGCGCTGCTCGGCTCGGGGGCCACCGTGATCGGGCTGGACCGGGCCGCCGAACCCGACAGCGCGCTGCGCGAGGTGCTGGATGCGCACGGCGACAAGCAGTTCGACTTCCACGTCGCCGACGTCACCGACCGGACCACGCTCGAACGGGTGCTCGCGGCCTGCCCCGGCCCGCCACAGGTGTTGGTGAACAGCGCGGGCATCGACTCGCCGCCGTCGGCGCTCGGCGGCGGCGCACGCTTCGGCGACCTGCCTAAGGAGCTCTCGGGCACGGTGCTGGACGTCAACGCGTTGGGCACCTTGCAGTGCTGCCAGGTGTTCGGCACGGCGATGGCCGCCGGCGGTGGCGGGTCGATCGTCAACATCGGCTCGCTGTATGCGGGCCTGGCCCCGGATCCGCGGCTGTATGAGCACATCCAGGTCGACCCGCCATTCCTCAAGCCACCCGCGTACGGCATGTCCAAGGCCGCGGTCGCCGCGCTGACCCGCTACCTCGCCGCGCTGTGGGGCCCAGCCGGGGTGCGGGTGAACACCCTGTCGCCCGGCGGGGTGCGTGGCGACCAGGACGCCGAGTTCGTCGCCAAATTCACCGCCAGAGTGCCGCTGGGCCGGATGGCGCTCGCCGCCGACCTGCGCGGCCCGCTGCTGTTCCTCGCCTCGGCGCAGAGCGGCTACGTGACCGGAACCGAGCTGATGGTCGACGGTGGCTTCGGCTGCTGGTGA
- a CDS encoding ATP-grasp domain-containing protein has translation MSILIVHKTNLSRRQHLTRAAQYAAEHGEELVLLMRDATWESGLADRVVPVDTSDIDSVLAAVKAETAPVSGVITFAEALVPTVARVAAELGLPWVSERTAQLTRDKYRMREAAHAHGVPQPRFGLARDLDEALSVAERVGFPLVLKPVLGTGSMFVRSVADPAELTELFEFFRASAWDRFTTDPLHHAAMAEYGGALLLEEFVPGPEISVESLVVDGAPHMVAIHDKPLPTGPTFEEVYACTPTRLRGDVVEAVAKAAADVHAALRIEVGGTHVEFRLRHGTEPVLLEAAARLGGGPIYRSVLLSTGVDMVAAALDLATGRTPVIQPRERPIAVGFWNIFPERAGRFVAAHGVEQARADERVVELDIYREPGELLAMPPQTFQGHGHLMFLAPSVDELDGAFYELTDLVRLQTEPM, from the coding sequence ATGAGCATCCTGATCGTGCACAAAACCAACCTGAGCCGTCGACAGCACCTGACACGGGCCGCGCAGTACGCCGCCGAGCACGGCGAGGAGCTGGTGCTGCTGATGCGGGACGCCACCTGGGAGTCGGGCCTAGCCGACCGGGTGGTGCCGGTGGACACCAGCGATATTGACAGCGTGCTCGCCGCGGTGAAGGCGGAGACCGCGCCGGTGTCCGGTGTGATCACCTTCGCCGAGGCGCTGGTGCCCACGGTGGCCAGGGTCGCCGCCGAGCTCGGCCTGCCCTGGGTGAGCGAGCGCACCGCGCAGCTGACCCGGGACAAGTACCGGATGCGCGAGGCCGCGCATGCGCACGGCGTGCCCCAGCCCCGATTCGGGCTGGCCCGCGACCTCGACGAGGCGCTGAGCGTGGCCGAGCGGGTGGGGTTCCCGCTCGTGCTCAAACCGGTGCTGGGCACGGGCAGCATGTTCGTGCGCAGCGTTGCCGACCCCGCCGAGCTGACCGAGCTGTTCGAGTTCTTCCGTGCGAGCGCGTGGGACCGGTTCACCACGGACCCGCTGCACCACGCCGCGATGGCCGAGTACGGCGGAGCGCTGCTACTGGAGGAGTTCGTGCCCGGCCCGGAGATCAGCGTCGAGTCGCTGGTGGTGGACGGCGCCCCCCACATGGTGGCCATCCACGACAAGCCGCTGCCCACCGGCCCGACCTTCGAGGAGGTGTACGCGTGCACCCCCACCCGGCTGCGGGGCGATGTCGTCGAAGCCGTGGCCAAGGCGGCGGCCGACGTGCACGCGGCGCTGAGAATCGAGGTAGGCGGCACGCACGTCGAGTTCAGGTTGCGCCATGGGACCGAGCCAGTGCTGCTGGAAGCGGCGGCCCGGCTGGGCGGCGGCCCGATCTACCGGTCGGTGCTGCTCAGCACCGGGGTGGACATGGTCGCCGCGGCGCTGGACCTGGCCACCGGCCGCACGCCGGTGATCCAACCGCGCGAGCGGCCGATCGCCGTCGGCTTCTGGAACATCTTCCCGGAGCGGGCGGGTCGGTTCGTCGCCGCGCACGGCGTCGAGCAGGCCCGCGCCGACGAGCGGGTGGTCGAGCTGGACATCTACCGTGAGCCGGGCGAGCTGCTCGCGATGCCGCCGCAGACCTTCCAGGGCCATGGCCACCTGATGTTCCTCGCGCCGTCGGTCGACGAACTCGACGGCGCCTTCTACGAGCTTACCGATCTGGTCCGCCTGCAGACCGAACCCATGTGA
- a CDS encoding 1-deoxy-D-xylulose-5-phosphate synthase N-terminal domain-containing protein: MLPLTWLPTAEFDRVRDGIADPHRRCRAFATMSRINTLYMIAKAGSGHLGSSFSAADVVSWLLLEEMEDDDVYFSSKGHDAPGLYAALIGLGRLEEDLVHRLRRLGGLPGHPDVRTPHMPFNTGSLGMGISKAKGLVLGNRMTGRRQRVFVLLGDGELQEGQNYEALAGAVHAGMGELTVVVDHNKIQSDTWVRDVSDLGDLAARFAGFGWGVLRCDGNDPAALDTALRERRKCLDRPVVIIADTVKGAGCARFAATSMAEGEWRYRFHSGAPAPQDYAAAHAELTASADALLAGAGLAPLALAPAPDRPLPPVPVPVPVTLPPVYGQALTELAARDRRVVAMDADLVLDTGLIPFREAHPDRFVECGIAEQDMVSMAGGLAARGLVPFVHSFSCFLHSRPNEQIYNNASEGRKVVYVGSLAGVLPAAPGHSHQAVRDVSAIGAVPDLVVLEPANPAQTRAAVDYCATVKDSVYLRLVSAPCPAEVLDLPAGPLVTGRGEVVRAGGRTVAIGAGPIVLAQLLAAAPALDLTVVNLPWLNRIDPAWLAELVVGAESVVVVDNHYTRGAQADLVARALLEAGLPRLPVFLGIGLTELPVCGAPHETLDFHGLSARRLVDTIAARSPQTSNA, encoded by the coding sequence TTGCTGCCGCTGACCTGGCTGCCGACCGCGGAGTTTGACCGAGTCCGCGACGGCATCGCCGACCCGCACCGCAGGTGCCGCGCGTTCGCGACCATGAGCAGGATCAACACCCTCTACATGATCGCCAAGGCGGGCTCGGGGCACCTTGGCTCCAGCTTCAGCGCCGCCGACGTGGTGTCGTGGTTGCTGCTGGAGGAGATGGAGGACGACGATGTCTACTTCTCCTCCAAGGGCCACGATGCGCCGGGGCTCTATGCCGCGTTGATCGGGCTCGGGCGACTCGAGGAGGACCTGGTGCACCGGCTGCGCCGGCTCGGCGGGCTGCCGGGCCATCCCGACGTGCGCACGCCGCACATGCCGTTCAACACCGGCTCGCTGGGCATGGGCATCTCCAAGGCGAAGGGCCTGGTGCTGGGTAACCGGATGACCGGGCGGCGTCAGCGGGTGTTCGTGCTCCTCGGCGACGGCGAGCTGCAGGAAGGCCAGAACTACGAGGCGCTGGCAGGCGCCGTGCACGCCGGTATGGGCGAGCTGACCGTCGTGGTGGATCACAACAAGATCCAGTCCGACACCTGGGTGAGGGATGTGAGCGACCTCGGCGACCTGGCCGCGCGGTTCGCCGGGTTCGGCTGGGGCGTGCTGCGCTGCGACGGCAACGACCCCGCCGCGCTCGACACCGCGTTGCGCGAGCGGCGAAAGTGCCTGGACCGCCCCGTGGTGATCATCGCCGACACCGTCAAGGGCGCGGGGTGTGCCCGCTTCGCCGCGACCTCAATGGCCGAGGGGGAGTGGCGCTACCGGTTCCACTCCGGGGCGCCCGCGCCGCAGGACTACGCCGCGGCGCACGCGGAGCTGACCGCGTCGGCCGACGCGCTGCTCGCAGGGGCGGGGTTGGCGCCGCTGGCCCTGGCCCCGGCCCCCGACCGGCCGCTCCCGCCCGTGCCGGTGCCGGTGCCGGTGACCCTGCCACCGGTCTACGGACAGGCGCTGACCGAGCTGGCCGCACGCGACCGGCGGGTAGTGGCGATGGACGCGGACCTGGTGCTGGACACCGGGCTGATCCCGTTCCGCGAGGCCCACCCCGACCGGTTCGTCGAGTGCGGCATCGCCGAGCAGGACATGGTGTCGATGGCGGGCGGGCTAGCCGCGCGGGGGCTGGTGCCGTTCGTGCACTCGTTCTCCTGTTTCCTGCACTCTCGGCCGAACGAGCAGATCTACAACAACGCCAGCGAAGGCCGCAAGGTCGTCTACGTCGGCTCGCTCGCGGGCGTGCTGCCCGCTGCCCCTGGCCATTCGCATCAGGCGGTGCGCGACGTGAGCGCCATCGGCGCGGTCCCGGATCTGGTGGTGCTCGAACCGGCGAACCCGGCGCAGACGCGCGCGGCCGTCGACTACTGCGCCACAGTCAAGGACAGCGTGTACCTGCGGCTGGTGAGCGCGCCCTGCCCGGCCGAGGTGCTCGACCTGCCGGCGGGTCCACTGGTGACCGGGCGCGGCGAGGTGGTCAGGGCGGGCGGGAGGACCGTGGCCATCGGCGCTGGGCCGATCGTCCTCGCGCAGCTGCTCGCGGCCGCGCCCGCGCTGGACCTGACCGTGGTGAACCTGCCTTGGCTCAACCGGATCGATCCGGCGTGGCTGGCCGAGCTGGTCGTGGGCGCCGAGTCAGTGGTGGTCGTGGACAACCACTACACCCGGGGCGCGCAGGCCGACCTGGTTGCCCGCGCGCTGCTGGAGGCAGGCCTGCCGCGCCTTCCTGTGTTCCTCGGCATCGGTCTGACCGAGTTGCCGGTGTGCGGCGCCCCGCACGAGACGCTCGACTTTCACGGCCTGAGTGCGCGCAGGCTCGTGGACACCATCGCCGCCCGCAGCCCCCAAACCAGCAACGCCTGA
- the rfbD gene encoding dTDP-4-dehydrorhamnose reductase, with the protein MRRLYLTGADGMLGSALTDVLATDPRTADWVTHGVSREDFDIADRAAVTESITAFGPDLVVHAAAHAIVDDCEADPRLAMRVNVTGTHNVAAACRLSAARLVYLSSDYVFDGATPPVGGYREADTPSPLSVYGLTKLAGERISQSVPEHLVVRTSWLFGGADECTDTVLATIHQALQGATSELIEDQFSCPTYTRDLAGALVFLFARGVAGTVHVANAGTASWYQVARVALEAYDATLPADVTPVALADMPFLGGRPRDSSLNTGLLASLGHVMPHWTDAVARFSRQLRTLHS; encoded by the coding sequence GTGAGGCGGCTCTACCTCACCGGCGCCGACGGCATGCTCGGCTCGGCGCTGACCGACGTGCTAGCCACCGATCCCCGCACCGCGGACTGGGTGACGCACGGGGTGTCCCGCGAGGATTTCGACATCGCCGACCGCGCCGCGGTGACCGAGTCGATCACCGCGTTCGGACCGGATCTGGTCGTGCACGCCGCCGCGCACGCCATCGTGGACGACTGCGAGGCGGACCCGCGGCTGGCCATGCGGGTCAACGTCACGGGCACGCACAACGTGGCCGCCGCCTGCCGCCTCAGCGCCGCCCGGTTGGTGTACCTGTCCAGCGACTACGTGTTCGACGGCGCGACGCCACCGGTGGGCGGCTACCGGGAGGCCGACACGCCGAGCCCGCTGTCGGTGTACGGGCTGACCAAGCTGGCGGGTGAGCGGATCAGCCAGAGCGTGCCCGAGCACTTGGTCGTCCGCACGTCCTGGCTGTTCGGTGGCGCCGACGAGTGCACGGACACGGTCCTGGCCACCATCCACCAGGCGCTGCAAGGAGCGACCAGCGAGCTGATCGAGGACCAGTTCAGCTGCCCGACCTACACCAGGGACCTGGCCGGGGCGCTGGTGTTCCTGTTCGCGCGCGGGGTCGCGGGCACTGTGCACGTGGCCAACGCGGGCACCGCGAGCTGGTACCAGGTGGCGCGGGTGGCGCTGGAGGCCTACGACGCGACGCTGCCTGCTGATGTGACGCCGGTCGCGCTGGCCGACATGCCGTTCCTGGGCGGGCGCCCGCGCGACTCGAGCTTGAACACGGGGCTACTCGCCTCGCTCGGCCACGTCATGCCGCATTGGACCGACGCGGTCGCCCGGTTCAGCCGCCAGCTGCGGACTCTGCACTCATGA